Proteins found in one Salminus brasiliensis chromosome 13, fSalBra1.hap2, whole genome shotgun sequence genomic segment:
- the iqsec3b gene encoding IQ motif and SEC7 domain-containing protein 3, translating to MMSQTVLHQFCCPAPEAPEGDPIGCSSSVHAIEGEVEKDQKKAAQLSPPPCSHTPTYELSPDLKQKQLEELEQKYGGPLISRRAACKIQTAFRQYQLSKNFQKIRNSVLESGIPRRMSVRRVRVQRDGFSAERALMEGCSLMGIPLTHSTSLPTGTSNTLTNLEDTFSEQVQSLARSIDEALSSWSSVRDGEGEGASGAQPPGPASEGLLMDPTSFQEATHNTCAEGIPRSASKLMMAFRDVTVQIDNHNFRLSSSVLESVSLGNGVSKETTSEAHAGGPSAGQSEPSVTAEPEFPAPPTSEEIGLDQRAAADEAEASQAGQEKPQANQSAEVAENSSEPISSSSTSTSACETMILSLPRTHCPDTHCGTLSTDIARKRLYRIGLNLFNINPDKGIQFLISRGFIPDTPIGVAHFLLQRKGLSRQMIGEFLGNSKRQLNRDVLDCVVDEMDFSMLELDEALRKFQAHVRVQGEAQKVERLIEAFSQRYCMCNPDVVQQFHNPDTIFILAFAIVLLNTDMYSPNIKPERKMLLEDFIRNLRGVDDGADIPREMVAGIYERIQQRELRSNEDHVTYVTRVEQSIQGMKTILSVPHRRLVCCSRLYEVTDVNKHQKQAAHQREVFLFNDLIVILKLCPKKKSAATYTFCKAMGLLGMQFHLFENEYYPHGITILSPFSSEKKQVVSFCSQSSEELLKFVEDLRESIAEVAEMEHIRIEWELERQQAARNQSAKNNGTQLEIHRPISPAGDHDFFDKTGSNTVEVSIHNRLQTYQLSSPLAAPPSAQPQLAILPSPAPGSALTISPDTLIQCQQIVKVIVVDSAGRGRVEAFLSQNPAQRLIQSAVSTPIRSREGGSQQPPLPPPPPPYHHKHQFCPPTPPPPQHILSQRRYSSGTRSLV from the exons CTCAGTTCACGCAATTGAAGGAGAGGTGGAGAAGGACCAGAAGAAAGCTGCTCAGCTGAGCCCTCCACCCTGCTCACACACGCCCACCTACGAGCTGTCTCCTGACCTCAAACAAAAACAG TTAGAGGAATTGGAGCAGAAGTACGGTGGGCCGCTCATCTCTCGCCGCGCTGCCTGCAAGATCCAGACAGCGTTCCGACAGTATCAGCTCAGCAAGAACTTCCAAAAGATCCGGAACTCCGTGCTGGAGAGCGGGATTCCGCGCCGCATGTCCGTGCGCCGAGTGCGGGTGCAGAGGGACGGGTTCTCTGCGGAACGAGCGCTGATGGAGGGGTGCTCTCTCATGGGCAtcccactcacacactccacctCACTGCCCACGGGCACttcaaacacactcacaaaccTGGAGGACACCTTCAGCGAGCAG GTGCAGTCATTAGCGCGGTCCATAGACGAGGCCCTGAGCAGCTGGAGTTCTGTACGTGATGGTGAAGGAGAGGGAGCATCAGGGGCTCAGCCCCCAGGCCCTGCCTCAGAGGGGCTGCTCATGGACCCTACCAGCTTTCAAGAGGCCACTCACAACACCTGTGCCGAAGGCATCCCTCGCAGCGCCAGCAAACTCATGATGGCCTTCAGAGACGTGACGGTCCAAATTGACAACCACAACTTCCGCCTGTCCTCCTCCGTTCTCGAGTCCGTTTCCCTCGGCAACGGCGTCTCCAAGGAAACCACCTCGGAGGCTCACGCAGGAGGGCCGAGCGCCGGCCAATCGGAACCCTCCGTCACGGCTGAGCCTGAGTTTCCCGCCCCGCCCACCAGCGAGGAGATTGGGCTGGACCAGCGGGCGGCCGCAGACGAGGCGGAAGCCTCTCAGGCCGGCCAGGAGAAACCACAGGCCAATCAGAGTGCAGAGGTGGCAGAAAACAGCTCAGAGccaatcagcagcagcagcacgtcAACCTCGGCGTGCGAGACCATGATCCTCTCTCTTCCACGCACACACTGCCCGGACACACACTGTGGGACCCTCTCCACAGACATTGCACGCAAGCGCCTGTACCGTATCGGACTCAACCTCTTTAACAT aaaTCCAGACAAAGGCATCCAGTTCCTCATCTCCCGCGGCTTCATCCCGGACACGCCCATAGGTGTGGCTCACTTCCTGCTGCAGAGGAAGGGCTTAAGCCGGCAGATGATTGGAGAGTTTCTGGGCAACAGCAAGAGGCAGTTAAACAGAGACGTTCTAGA ctgtgtgGTGGATGAGATGGACTTCTCCATGCTGGAGCTGGACGAGGCTCTGCGGAAGTTTCAGGCCCACGTACGAGTGCAGGGAGAAGCTCAGAAGGTGGAGAGACTCATTGAGGCATTCAG tcagcgGTACTGTATGTGTAATCCAGATGTGGTCCAGCAGTTCCATAACCCTGACACCATCTTCATCCTGGCCTTCGCCATCGTCCTGCTCAACACTGACATGTACAGCCCCAACATCAAACCCGAGCGCAAGATGCTCCTGGAGGACTTCATCCGCAACCTCAGAG GAGTGGACGATGGGGCGGATATTCCACGGGAGATGGTGGCTGGGATCTACGAGCGCATCCAGCAGAGAGAGTTGCGCTCCAACGAGGACCACGTGACCTACGTCACTCGGGTGGAGCAGAGCATTCAGGGAATGAAGACA aTCTTATCTGTGCCTCACCGGAGGCTGGTGTGCTGCAGTCGTCTCTATGAAGTTACTGACGTGAATAAACATCAGAAGCAAGCAGCACATCAGAGAGAAGTGTTCCTCTTCAACGACCTTATAGTG ATACTGAAGCTGTGTCCCAAGAAGAAAAGTGCTGCCACGTACACGTTCTGTAAGGCCATGGGTCTGCTGGGAATGCAGTTCCATCTGTTTGAGAATGAGT aTTACCCTCATGGCATTACGATCTTGTCTCCATTCTCTTCTGAGAAGAAACAGGTGGTGAGCTTTTGTTCTCAAAGCTCTGAAGAGCTGCTGAAGTTTGTagaggacctgagagagagCATCGCGGAGGTAGCGGAGATGGAACACATACGCATCGAAT GGGAATTAGAGCGACAGCAGGCGGCGAGAAATCAGTCTGCTAAGAACAATGGCACCCAGCTGGAGATCCATAGACCAATCTCTCctgcag GAGACCATGACTTTTTTGACAAGACAGGAAGCAACACAGTTGAG GTGTCAATTCACAACAGGCTCCAAACGTACCAACTCAGCTCCCCCCTGGCGGCTCCGCCCAGCGCTCAGCCACAGCTGGCCATCCTGCCTAGCCCCGCCCCTGGCTCCGCCCTCACCATCTCACCCGACACGCTCATCCAGTGCCAGCAGATCGTCAAGGTGATCGTGGTGGACTCGGCGGGCCGCGGTCGCGTGGAGGCTTTCCTCAGTCAGAACCCCGCCCAGCGCTTAATCCAGTCAGCCGTCTCCACGCCCATCAGGTCGCGAGAGGGAGGGTCTCAGCAGCCGCCCCTCCCACCGCCCCCGCCTCCATACCACCACAAGCACCAGTTCTGCCCTCCGACTCCGCCCCCTCCACAACACATTCTCAGCCAGCGCAGGTACTCCAGTGGGACACGCAGTCTGGTCTGA